In the genome of Syntrophus gentianae, one region contains:
- a CDS encoding DUF169 domain-containing protein produces MDIEVKERFLKRWSRYFPGAELPIGFYYADSAEPKLLAKPPKGHRCLMADLVKVRKGKTQCFDSGNIGCFGGKRYLGFESELSPDFGYFLSYGIPGKLEGERYKKSPELVAEHLKHQQTFQAPGPCILFKRFDEMEVEDNPLVIIFFASPDVLSGLFTLANFEEPQPNGVISPFGAGCATIVDYPYRELQSSNPRAVLGMFDVSARLCVPSRVLTFSVPWPKFLTMVNNMEESFLITKSWDKVKKRIKKEG; encoded by the coding sequence ATGGACATTGAAGTGAAGGAGCGATTCTTAAAGCGCTGGTCCCGGTATTTTCCTGGTGCTGAATTGCCGATCGGCTTTTATTATGCCGACTCGGCAGAACCGAAACTCCTGGCGAAACCACCCAAAGGGCATCGTTGTCTAATGGCTGATCTCGTAAAAGTCCGAAAGGGAAAGACGCAATGTTTCGATTCCGGCAACATCGGCTGTTTCGGCGGAAAGAGATACCTGGGGTTCGAAAGCGAACTCTCCCCGGATTTCGGATATTTTCTATCCTATGGCATCCCTGGAAAACTTGAGGGAGAACGGTACAAAAAATCTCCGGAACTGGTTGCGGAGCATTTGAAACATCAGCAGACCTTTCAAGCGCCCGGCCCCTGCATCCTTTTTAAGCGATTCGACGAAATGGAAGTTGAGGACAACCCGTTGGTGATCATCTTTTTTGCTTCTCCCGATGTCCTGTCTGGACTCTTTACCCTGGCCAATTTTGAAGAACCGCAGCCCAACGGCGTCATTTCTCCCTTTGGCGCCGGGTGTGCAACCATTGTGGATTATCCCTATCGGGAGCTCCAATCTTCAAATCCTCGCGCCGTATTGGGTATGTTTGATGTCTCCGCACGTCTCTGTGTGCCTTCTCGTGTCCTGACTTTTTCGGTTCCCTGGCCGAAATTTTTGACCATGGTGAATAACATGGAAGAAAGCTTCCTGATCACCAAGTCGTGGGATAAAGTCAAAAAAAGGATCAAGAAGGAAGGATAG
- a CDS encoding GGDEF domain-containing protein, translated as MYQQLSMERISRYARLALPLMSKHDIPLIPENYSVWFTYVSGVDKDLTNRIDMIIKNGAYFTHTTNEELYRQFFTEKNDHELERIHKDLHLALVTIIKHLMELSGQSQDYESFVSDSVSILSEKSSLEDIKKITREIIKKTKIMTTFSKTLKNELSHTMKTLDVLKKDFEQIKMEIIEDFLTGMANRKAFDETLAIKMEEAMVESTDLSLLLIDIDHFKKFNDKHGHLIGDEVLKFVAKKTREMVRGIDFVARFGGEEFAVLLPQTSLKGAVVVAENIRKFFAQVQLKASSTSKPLGSLTVSIGGTSYRPGEPPETFLDRCDQALYSAKKAGRNKVACA; from the coding sequence ATGTATCAACAATTGTCAATGGAAAGGATCAGCCGTTATGCTCGGCTTGCCTTACCCCTCATGTCCAAACATGACATACCCTTAATACCAGAAAATTATTCTGTTTGGTTTACATATGTTTCCGGTGTCGACAAAGATCTGACGAACAGGATCGACATGATTATTAAAAATGGAGCTTACTTCACACATACGACAAATGAAGAACTCTATCGTCAATTTTTCACCGAAAAAAATGATCATGAATTAGAAAGGATACATAAGGATTTACATCTGGCCTTGGTCACGATTATCAAACATCTGATGGAATTGTCCGGTCAGTCCCAGGATTACGAATCCTTTGTTTCTGATTCTGTCAGTATATTGTCCGAAAAATCTTCATTAGAAGATATCAAGAAGATTACCAGGGAAATCATAAAAAAAACAAAAATAATGACGACATTCAGCAAGACCCTCAAGAATGAATTGAGTCATACCATGAAAACCCTCGATGTACTCAAGAAAGATTTCGAACAGATCAAAATGGAGATCATCGAAGATTTTCTCACAGGGATGGCCAATAGAAAAGCTTTCGATGAAACCCTTGCCATCAAGATGGAAGAAGCCATGGTTGAGTCCACGGATTTGTCCTTACTACTCATCGATATAGATCATTTTAAAAAATTCAATGACAAGCATGGACATCTGATAGGAGATGAAGTGTTGAAGTTTGTGGCGAAGAAGACAAGAGAAATGGTGCGGGGAATCGATTTTGTGGCACGCTTCGGCGGTGAGGAGTTCGCTGTTCTTCTGCCCCAGACTTCGCTTAAAGGGGCTGTGGTGGTGGCAGAGAATATCAGAAAATTCTTTGCCCAGGTACAATTAAAGGCTTCATCAACCTCAAAACCCCTGGGAAGTTTAACGGTATCCATCGGTGGAACAAGTTATCGCCCGGGAGAACCTCCGGAAACATTTCTCGACCGTTGTGATCAAGCACTTTACTCTGCCAAGAAGGCGGGCAGAAACAAGGTAGCTTGCGCGTGA
- a CDS encoding hybrid sensor histidine kinase/response regulator: MSDSNQLYQELIEENTRLKKRIQEFEEQGNPTENRKETFLENEALFRFIVENSLDIISIFDLNLQLSYVSPAVSHILGFTVEEAMEQTLDPIFPPESLERIRSAFAEEMQQEASGKADPTRVRILEVEAYKTDGSRLWMEIRFSFLRNREGKALGILAVSQDISHRYQVEQALRESEAYLRTIFDNTHDAIFIHDVEGNILDCNQRRLELYGITRDQALSGSIVKDFSAPDNPFEKLPGLWKRALEGEPVSFEWKAKRPKDGSTFDMEVSLKRIVLGGRPVILSNARDISAHKAWEAALRESEEKFRALVENCGDGILRIDRNHRYLYANSVVTEHTGIPAGNFIGKTIHELGLPEEIGSPWYNAVEQAFCSGEIQRLIFQFPSGRWFESIHIPERDDTGQVKAVIASVRDITEHKKNEVMLARLFQAAPLVICATNSRRIITKVNDFAFKTFGYTPEEMLGRDPAFLYFNDQDYQDAAEALYTPDNPTRELRMKRKNGQAIWALISRSHLNGMDTSDGSIVVVQDITTRKALEEQLRQAQKMEAIGQLAGGVAHDFNNMLQAILGYTNIVLHMLEPDDKRYKKLMEVEKAGEKAAQLTRQLLAFSRRQVLKLGPLDLNQIIDDLLKMLRRLIGENIDLNLVTDKALWTVNADRGQMEQVLLNLCVNARDAMPDGGWLSIETANVSFDEDYCVRHDWAKPGDYVLLSITDSGCGMDEETKQRIFEPFFTTKDQGRGTGLGLATVYGIVRQHEGMVYVYSEVGKGTRFNVYLPAIEKPADEIPAEAPEPVSGGPETILLAEDDEPLRFLTEEILKSAGYRVLTAVDGEDALRVYREHGQEIDLLLLDVVMPRKGGHEACDEIRTIRPGIPCIFMSGYSEDAISKNFVVEQEFRLIQKPFKSLDLLRTLRQELDHPQREGVRE; the protein is encoded by the coding sequence ATGAGTGATAGCAATCAATTGTATCAAGAACTTATCGAGGAAAATACCCGCCTGAAAAAAAGGATTCAGGAATTTGAAGAGCAAGGAAATCCGACGGAAAACAGGAAGGAAACCTTTCTTGAAAATGAAGCGCTCTTTCGATTTATCGTGGAGAATTCCCTCGATATCATCTCTATTTTCGACCTGAACCTGCAGCTTTCCTATGTCAGTCCCGCTGTTTCCCACATCCTGGGGTTTACCGTCGAGGAGGCAATGGAACAAACCCTTGACCCGATCTTTCCCCCGGAATCCCTTGAGCGCATCCGCTCGGCTTTTGCAGAAGAAATGCAACAGGAAGCATCCGGAAAGGCCGATCCAACAAGGGTGCGCATCCTGGAGGTTGAAGCATATAAAACGGACGGCTCCCGCCTCTGGATGGAGATTAGATTCTCCTTCCTGCGAAATCGGGAGGGCAAGGCTCTCGGCATCCTGGCCGTATCCCAGGACATCAGTCATCGTTATCAAGTGGAACAGGCGCTGCGAGAATCCGAAGCATACCTCCGAACCATCTTCGACAACACGCACGATGCCATATTTATTCACGACGTTGAGGGAAACATTCTGGACTGCAACCAGAGACGGCTGGAGTTATACGGCATTACTCGTGACCAGGCCCTTTCCGGATCCATTGTCAAGGATTTCTCCGCCCCGGACAATCCCTTTGAAAAGCTGCCTGGCCTATGGAAGCGGGCCCTGGAAGGAGAACCGGTATCCTTCGAATGGAAGGCAAAACGACCGAAAGACGGGTCCACTTTCGATATGGAAGTCTCGCTCAAGCGGATTGTTTTGGGCGGCCGGCCGGTCATCCTTTCAAATGCCCGGGATATCTCTGCCCACAAGGCATGGGAGGCTGCTCTGCGAGAGAGCGAGGAGAAGTTCCGCGCCCTGGTGGAAAACTGCGGTGACGGGATTCTCCGTATAGATCGAAACCATCGTTATCTCTATGCCAACTCCGTCGTCACGGAACACACGGGCATCCCTGCCGGGAACTTTATCGGCAAGACCATCCATGAACTCGGCCTTCCGGAGGAGATAGGCTCCCCGTGGTACAACGCTGTCGAGCAGGCTTTCTGTTCCGGGGAGATTCAGCGTCTTATCTTTCAGTTTCCCAGCGGCCGGTGGTTTGAATCAATCCACATCCCGGAAAGGGACGATACGGGACAAGTCAAGGCGGTGATTGCCTCGGTGCGCGATATAACAGAACACAAAAAAAACGAAGTCATGCTGGCAAGACTTTTTCAGGCTGCCCCACTGGTTATCTGCGCCACCAATTCCCGGCGAATCATCACCAAAGTCAATGATTTTGCCTTTAAGACCTTCGGCTATACTCCGGAAGAAATGCTGGGGCGTGATCCAGCATTCCTCTATTTCAATGACCAAGACTATCAGGATGCGGCAGAGGCGCTCTACACCCCGGACAATCCCACTAGGGAACTGCGGATGAAGCGAAAAAACGGCCAAGCCATCTGGGCACTGATCAGCCGTTCCCATCTCAATGGCATGGACACTTCTGACGGATCGATCGTTGTCGTCCAGGACATCACAACCCGTAAAGCCCTGGAAGAACAACTCCGGCAGGCCCAGAAGATGGAAGCCATCGGCCAACTGGCGGGGGGCGTCGCCCATGACTTCAACAACATGCTCCAGGCCATCCTGGGTTACACTAATATCGTGCTGCACATGCTCGAACCGGATGACAAACGGTATAAAAAGTTGATGGAAGTTGAAAAGGCCGGGGAAAAGGCGGCCCAGCTGACCCGGCAGTTGCTCGCTTTCAGCAGGCGGCAGGTGCTTAAGCTCGGCCCGCTGGATCTGAACCAGATCATCGATGATCTGCTGAAGATGCTCCGCCGCCTCATCGGTGAAAACATCGACTTGAATCTTGTTACGGACAAGGCATTATGGACGGTAAACGCCGACCGCGGGCAGATGGAACAGGTGCTCCTCAATCTCTGCGTCAATGCCCGGGATGCCATGCCTGACGGAGGATGGCTGTCCATTGAAACAGCCAATGTCTCGTTCGACGAGGACTATTGCGTCAGACATGATTGGGCAAAGCCGGGGGATTACGTCCTGTTGAGCATTACCGATTCCGGCTGCGGCATGGACGAAGAGACAAAACAGAGGATATTTGAACCCTTCTTTACTACAAAGGATCAGGGACGTGGCACCGGACTGGGACTGGCGACTGTTTACGGCATCGTGCGGCAGCACGAAGGGATGGTCTATGTCTATAGCGAAGTCGGGAAGGGAACCAGATTCAACGTCTATCTACCGGCCATTGAAAAGCCGGCGGATGAAATCCCTGCCGAAGCACCGGAACCGGTCTCCGGAGGGCCTGAAACCATTCTGCTGGCAGAGGATGATGAACCGCTCCGGTTTCTGACGGAAGAGATCCTCAAGTCGGCGGGTTATCGCGTACTGACGGCCGTCGATGGGGAAGACGCTCTGCGCGTCTACCGGGAACATGGACAGGAAATCGACCTTTTGCTGCTGGATGTCGTCATGCCCCGGAAAGGGGGACATGAGGCCTGTGATGAAATCCGCACGATCCGCCCCGGTATTCCCTGTATTTTTATGAGCGGCTACAGTGAAGACGCCATTTCCAAGAACTTTGTCGTGGAACAGGAATTCCGCCTGATCCAGAAGCCGTTCAAGAGCTTGGACTTATTGAGAACATTACGGCAGGAGCTGGATCATCCTCAGCGGGAAGGCGTTCGGGAATAG
- a CDS encoding VPLPA-CTERM sorting domain-containing protein → MRRLVLLITVLAFLVTAPKTFAGIVADPGFDLLPAGVGVEGSGGLVGPFWTGYSTGNPTFWYQTWAWQNAAVTPPNVQEWWDGNLIGTSGIYQANIPVVVGQCYTASVWYTDPWQMGAFSADIRIGIDFLGIAPGPGLGLGAPLTTIWSPWVPVGMNWAQLVTPGMVSPAAMATLYIETRSRPGSGLPDRVYIDDAQMQVVPLPASILLLGLGLVGLTGVRRTMK, encoded by the coding sequence ATGAGAAGATTGGTCTTATTGATTACCGTTTTAGCGTTCCTGGTAACTGCACCAAAGACCTTTGCGGGCATAGTAGCAGATCCCGGCTTTGATTTATTGCCAGCTGGTGTTGGAGTAGAGGGTAGCGGAGGGTTGGTTGGCCCATTCTGGACAGGGTATTCAACAGGTAACCCTACATTCTGGTATCAGACATGGGCATGGCAGAATGCTGCTGTTACGCCTCCGAACGTGCAAGAATGGTGGGATGGAAACCTGATTGGAACAAGCGGCATTTATCAGGCAAACATCCCTGTCGTTGTGGGACAATGCTATACAGCAAGTGTCTGGTACACTGATCCATGGCAAATGGGAGCTTTCAGCGCCGATATAAGAATTGGGATTGATTTTCTTGGAATTGCTCCAGGTCCGGGTTTAGGTCTCGGTGCACCGTTAACTACGATCTGGTCGCCATGGGTTCCCGTTGGGATGAATTGGGCTCAATTGGTTACGCCTGGCATGGTTTCTCCCGCCGCCATGGCAACATTGTATATAGAGACCCGGTCCCGTCCAGGATCAGGTCTGCCTGACAGGGTATACATAGATGATGCTCAGATGCAGGTCGTCCCTTTACCCGCATCGATACTCCTTCTTGGTCTTGGTCTTGTTGGACTGACAGGAGTCAGAAGAACGATGAAGTAA
- a CDS encoding HU family DNA-binding protein: MNKGDLVEAVTKVVGKKKLAQETVACVLGSMTEALKKGESVTLIGFGTFKVAKRAARTGRNPQTGKPIKIKAKKVPKFTAGKKLKDAVAKK; encoded by the coding sequence ATGAATAAAGGTGATTTGGTTGAGGCAGTAACAAAAGTTGTTGGGAAAAAGAAGTTAGCGCAAGAAACTGTTGCATGTGTTCTTGGATCGATGACAGAAGCTCTTAAGAAGGGTGAATCCGTAACACTCATCGGCTTCGGCACGTTCAAGGTTGCCAAGAGGGCAGCCAGAACTGGACGAAATCCACAGACCGGGAAACCAATCAAAATTAAAGCGAAGAAAGTCCCCAAGTTTACAGCAGGCAAGAAGCTGAAGGATGCCGTAGCAAAAAAATAA
- a CDS encoding pilus assembly PilX family protein yields MKLNRIIKPLADEKGVMLVVGILLVAVLAILGTTALLNSTTDLKISGNYRSGEEVLYAAEAGAEYGVNRLRAALKVLNGSTSSVVPPTMSGFSFTTSGFLAKVGTETQKTVTKGDYAGLMAYCQNYTITSTAAKNNTNSRATVIYNMEDQLIPLFQFGIFYEQDLEMLPGANMTFSGGRIHSNSDMYMYSSATLTINTRVTAAGDIYHGRKDSTVSPGTNNVMIANSSGTLKGLNFDSSSSTWKEDATSTWGGTVKSEDHGITSLNMPLSTSSSNPIDILGTTDSSSLHAQSGLRIIDGTAYDKSGNVLDLTAGGTYTNPITVTSSDFTDQRESKVMSTVQVDVSVLASNPVAMAALNDPPTGCDSGILYVSSDNITNPAVRLINGSSLPTGGLSVATNNPLYIQGDYNTDNKAAAVFSDALTVLSNSWNDTNSASGISSRPATATTVNTAVVTGNVATAGSNYSGGVENLIRFLENWSGQTFTYGGSLACLWQSQQATTKWPGTGSVYNAPTRNWSYNISLSNLPPGTPRVRNLEKISWRQVTN; encoded by the coding sequence ATGAAACTGAACAGAATCATAAAACCGTTGGCAGATGAAAAAGGTGTCATGCTGGTGGTCGGGATACTCCTTGTTGCCGTTTTAGCCATTCTCGGAACCACGGCTCTTCTGAACAGCACCACGGACTTGAAAATCAGCGGCAATTATAGGTCAGGAGAGGAGGTCCTCTATGCCGCCGAAGCCGGCGCCGAGTATGGAGTGAACCGGCTGCGCGCTGCATTGAAGGTCTTGAATGGATCCACCTCCAGCGTTGTTCCGCCAACGATGAGCGGATTTTCTTTTACAACTTCCGGGTTCCTTGCCAAAGTAGGGACTGAGACTCAGAAAACAGTGACGAAGGGGGATTATGCCGGACTGATGGCTTACTGCCAGAATTATACAATTACTTCCACCGCCGCCAAAAACAACACAAACTCCAGAGCCACGGTGATCTATAATATGGAAGACCAGCTTATCCCCTTGTTCCAGTTCGGCATCTTCTACGAACAGGACCTCGAAATGCTCCCGGGGGCCAACATGACCTTTTCTGGCGGCCGCATTCATTCCAACAGCGATATGTATATGTATTCCTCAGCGACGCTCACGATCAATACCCGAGTCACGGCGGCCGGCGATATTTATCATGGGAGGAAGGACTCTACCGTTTCGCCCGGGACCAATAACGTGATGATCGCGAATTCCTCCGGAACGCTTAAAGGGCTGAATTTTGACAGTTCCAGCTCAACGTGGAAGGAGGATGCGACCAGTACGTGGGGTGGAACGGTCAAATCGGAAGACCATGGCATTACGAGTCTCAATATGCCTTTATCAACATCGAGTTCAAACCCCATTGACATTCTCGGCACCACCGATTCCAGCAGCCTCCACGCACAATCCGGACTGCGCATCATTGACGGTACCGCCTATGACAAGAGCGGCAACGTTCTCGATCTTACGGCCGGCGGGACTTATACGAATCCCATCACCGTCACCAGCTCCGATTTTACGGACCAGCGGGAAAGCAAAGTCATGTCTACCGTGCAGGTGGATGTCTCAGTGCTTGCGTCAAACCCCGTGGCTATGGCTGCGTTGAATGATCCTCCCACAGGATGTGATTCCGGCATTCTCTATGTTTCTTCCGACAACATCACGAACCCAGCGGTACGTCTGATAAACGGCAGCAGCCTGCCTACCGGAGGGCTTTCCGTGGCTACAAACAATCCCCTTTACATCCAGGGCGATTACAATACGGACAACAAGGCGGCCGCGGTTTTCTCCGATGCCTTGACGGTCCTTTCCAACAGCTGGAACGACACGAACAGCGCCTCCGGCATATCCAGCCGCCCCGCTACCGCCACAACGGTCAATACTGCCGTTGTGACCGGGAATGTGGCGACTGCCGGAAGCAATTACAGTGGAGGTGTGGAAAATCTCATCCGCTTTCTGGAAAACTGGTCCGGACAGACCTTCACCTATGGTGGATCTCTGGCGTGCCTCTGGCAAAGTCAGCAGGCTACAACAAAATGGCCAGGGACGGGCAGCGTTTACAACGCACCGACCCGAAACTGGTCATACAACATCAGTCTGAGTAATCTGCCGCCGGGAACACCGCGGGTAAGAAATCTGGAAAAGATTTCCTGGCGTCAAGTGACCAATTGA
- a CDS encoding PilW family protein: MQRYLKKNPRALGFTVLELLVAMAIGLIVLYAMYNIFNVQNKTFSNQEQVVELQQNARAAMDMLSREIRIAGYNPTSMTGTNKPGITAATANSISFISDLDGDGDTTADSTNPNENISYDLYTSDGVKCLGRTSNGTKNPVVEHIENLNFTYILDDETQTTTPTSAQLDSIRAVQVSLTAQSAKPDSNTGSYRTYTLASEVAIRNLPTDDSIVASTSTTSSSSSSSSSSSSSTTSTSSTTSSSSTTSTTTKTTTKKKW; this comes from the coding sequence ATGCAACGATATTTAAAAAAAAATCCCAGGGCGCTCGGTTTTACCGTTCTTGAATTGTTAGTTGCAATGGCAATAGGGCTGATTGTTCTTTATGCAATGTACAATATCTTTAACGTGCAGAATAAAACATTCAGTAATCAGGAACAGGTTGTGGAATTGCAACAGAATGCCCGGGCCGCCATGGACATGCTTTCCCGGGAAATCCGGATCGCCGGCTATAATCCTACAAGTATGACCGGTACGAACAAGCCTGGGATCACTGCCGCGACGGCCAATTCCATCAGTTTCATTTCCGACCTCGACGGTGATGGAGACACCACCGCTGATTCTACAAATCCGAATGAAAACATCAGCTATGACCTCTATACCTCGGATGGAGTGAAGTGCCTGGGGAGAACGTCCAACGGGACGAAGAATCCGGTTGTGGAACATATTGAAAATTTAAATTTTACGTACATTCTCGATGACGAAACCCAGACAACGACTCCAACGTCCGCCCAACTCGATAGTATCAGGGCGGTGCAGGTATCCTTGACGGCACAGTCTGCCAAACCGGATTCAAACACGGGAAGCTACCGGACCTACACCCTTGCTTCCGAGGTGGCTATTCGAAATCTGCCAACGGATGACAGCATCGTGGCGTCGACCTCAACAACGAGCTCCTCTTCCAGCTCATCATCAAGCTCATCATCATCAACGACTTCAACTTCATCAACGACATCATCGTCATCAACCACTTCGACGACAACGAAGACAACAACTAAGAAAAAGTGGTAA
- a CDS encoding type IV pilus modification PilV family protein, producing MRRIDSSAGFTMLEVLVAILILVVALTEMVGLTATVVRANTSSKASTTATTLAGEKLEELKNTDYASLTDGTNTDYATSSGTVQTSASGAYFTRSWTIATVDPDAADADPSDDMKNITVSVTWSWMGNSRQVTLSSSVAQ from the coding sequence ATGAGACGGATAGATAGCAGCGCCGGTTTTACAATGCTTGAGGTATTAGTGGCCATTTTGATTCTCGTTGTCGCCCTGACGGAAATGGTCGGTTTAACCGCGACGGTCGTCAGGGCCAACACCTCCAGCAAGGCCAGTACAACTGCAACGACATTGGCCGGGGAGAAACTGGAAGAATTAAAAAATACGGATTATGCGTCTTTAACAGACGGTACCAATACGGATTATGCAACGAGTTCCGGAACGGTTCAAACTTCGGCGTCCGGTGCATACTTCACAAGATCGTGGACCATTGCAACGGTGGATCCCGATGCTGCAGATGCCGATCCATCAGATGATATGAAAAACATTACCGTAAGTGTGACGTGGTCATGGATGGGTAATTCCCGTCAGGTCACATTAAGCTCCTCGGTAGCACAATAA
- a CDS encoding GspH/FimT family pseudopilin → MTQDSSRGFTVIELVVAMAIMAILAAIAAPNFQEFMTQRRLSGAARVIASDLMNARMQAVSQNNWVLVSLANDHQYQIARDVNKNLTVDTGEGGPSKDIHPDYYDVTFASSSSGYNPVFYGNGTALNGKITVSNSRGDQLYIKISTGGRIKIDENS, encoded by the coding sequence ATGACGCAGGATTCGTCAAGAGGTTTCACCGTAATTGAATTGGTCGTTGCCATGGCCATTATGGCGATTCTGGCCGCCATCGCTGCTCCCAACTTTCAGGAATTCATGACGCAACGCCGATTGAGCGGCGCCGCCCGTGTGATTGCATCCGACTTGATGAACGCCCGGATGCAGGCGGTCAGTCAAAATAATTGGGTCCTTGTATCGTTAGCCAACGACCATCAATATCAGATTGCCCGGGACGTGAATAAAAACCTGACCGTGGATACGGGAGAAGGCGGACCTTCCAAGGATATTCATCCGGATTACTACGATGTTACTTTTGCATCGTCTTCATCGGGATACAATCCTGTGTTTTATGGAAACGGGACAGCTCTTAACGGAAAAATAACCGTCTCCAACTCAAGGGGGGATCAACTCTATATCAAGATTTCTACAGGCGGGCGTATCAAAATTGATGAAAATTCATAA
- a CDS encoding Crp/Fnr family transcriptional regulator, with protein MIITDLLKQIPLFESMADVERQQLSTLLQRRQLRKGGILFRKGDKGSAFFIIIKGLVKISVSSKLGDEVTLALLRNGDFFGEMALLDEQPRSADAVALEDSLLYVLDRNDFFPFLFKNENAVRSILRALSLRLRRADDLFTEISFLTVPARLAKRLVELAEPLESQRSEPKEYKIRMSQRELASMLGVTRESINKELKILKDKGLVETSRNSILIRDIDRLKRRTR; from the coding sequence ATGATCATCACCGATTTACTCAAGCAGATCCCTCTCTTCGAATCCATGGCGGATGTCGAACGCCAGCAGTTGTCAACGCTTCTTCAGCGCCGTCAGCTTCGGAAAGGAGGAATACTCTTTCGCAAAGGCGATAAAGGGTCTGCCTTTTTCATCATCATTAAGGGACTGGTCAAAATCAGTGTTTCCAGCAAGCTTGGCGATGAAGTCACCCTGGCCCTTCTCAGGAACGGAGATTTTTTCGGGGAAATGGCCCTTCTGGACGAGCAGCCCCGTTCAGCCGATGCCGTGGCTCTTGAAGACAGCCTCCTTTATGTCCTTGATCGCAATGATTTCTTCCCTTTCCTCTTTAAAAACGAAAACGCCGTTCGGTCCATACTGCGGGCTCTCTCCCTGCGTCTCCGGAGAGCGGATGATTTGTTTACGGAAATATCCTTCCTCACGGTCCCGGCCCGCCTGGCCAAGCGCCTTGTTGAACTTGCCGAGCCTCTGGAATCTCAAAGGAGCGAACCGAAAGAATATAAAATTCGAATGTCTCAGCGGGAACTCGCCAGCATGCTGGGTGTCACCCGGGAAAGCATTAACAAGGAATTGAAGATTCTGAAAGACAAAGGGCTGGTCGAGACTTCAAGAAACAGCATCCTCATTCGAGACATTGATCGCCTGAAGCGTCGCACCCGTTAA